A window of Cyclopterus lumpus isolate fCycLum1 chromosome 10, fCycLum1.pri, whole genome shotgun sequence genomic DNA:
TTTGGAGCAATTTGTTCTTCTCCCTTCTGGGCCGAGATGCAGCCCCCAAGATAAAAAACATAGGTTTACATTCTCCTATGCTCCAACTGCAATAAATACACTTAATTTGCACTGAACCTTAACTTGACTGCACTACTCAGTAACACTTTATCAGggttaaatacatattttttaaattaatgtccAATctcctgttgtgtttgtgtgtttgccctTAAACCaaagtatataataataatgaaacaaaatggTAAATAGAGTGCACTTGTTAGTGCtttagtcttctgaccactggAAGCACTttaacattcacacagtgaTCAGGACTCCAACTACCCATTCACCCAACTGGAGCCATTTTTTAAGAAGCATTTACCCagactagcagagccggggatcaaactaCCGATCCTCTAATATGAGGACGACCCTGCCCTACCACTGAGCCAGAGTCGACACACACTGGCAGATTCATTCACTTGACCCGCATGTCTTTGAACAGTGGGTGGAAGACTGAGCACCCAGAGGAAAACCACTCAGCCACTTCCTTATTGAATATGAAAAACGCATATCAAAATCAATAAAGTGTGTGATGTCTGTGCTGTGAGAGTTTTTTCAGGTCTtcgccaataaagctgattctatCTGCACAGCTACTGCACGATGTTGAGTGTCTGTCACACGGTGTCACTGTTGACCACTAAAGCATAATGCATCCCTCTCCTGGTAGTCATGACACACCCATTTATAAAGGGTGTATTGCAGGACACAGCTTTTTGGAAGATATGCGTTTTATTTTATGATTACCAACACGACCCAAAGGCATGTCTTAAGATAATTGTCAGATCTTAGCATCACGTTTTCACAAACTGGAGTTCTTTCTGGCAGACGAAAGGATGATTTTTTGGGCGACGGTCTTTGTCCTGTCTGCAGTATGGCGCAGCGCTTTGTCGGTGACACGGTACTCCATAGCCGAGGAGATGGAAAGGGGCTCTGTTGTGGCTAATCTCGCTGCTGATTTGGGACTTGAGCTTGGAGGTTTGGCACAACGAGAGGTAAAACTTGATATTTTCCATAATAAAAAGTATCTCGATGTGAATAAAAAGACTGGGGAGTTGTACATCGTGGAAAAGATGGACAGGGAATATCTTTGTCAGACAAAAACTACCTCCTGTTTTCTAAAGCTTGATGTTATCATAGAAAGCCCTTTGCGGATCTTCAACATTGAACTTGGAATAACAGATATTAATGATAACGCTCCACACTTCCGACGAGACAGAGTTGAGCTCGACGTGTCCGAATCGGCCACACCAGGAGAGAGATTCTCCCTGCCTAATGGGGTGGATCCCGATGTcggaataaatacaattaaaacatacAAACTCAGTAACAGTGAACATTTCACTATCGAAATTCAGACAGGCAGTGATGGAACTCAATATGTCGATTTGGTGTTGACTAAATCTTtagacagagaggagaatgCCGTTCATAAGTTAGTACTGACTGCTGTGGACGGCGGGGTCCCCGTGCGCTCCGGCACTGCCAATATTATTGTGAGAGTACAGGATACGAACGATAATCCTCCGCGGTTTGACAAGCAGATTTACACAATTAATATGACAGAAAATTCCCCGATCGGAACATTAGTGAAGAAGCTTAACGCTACAGATCTTGACGAGGGTCCTAATTCAGAGATAGTCTACTCGTTCACACTTTACACAtcagaaaaaacacaagacgtTTTTGAATTGGATCCTAACACTGGGGAGATAACTGTGAAGGGTACTATTGACTATGAAGACATGCAATTATATGAGATGCACATTGAAGCTAGAGACAAGGGGACGCATCCCTTGCTGGGGCAGTGTAAAGTAGTCGTGCACGTGACGGATATGAATGATAATTATCCTGAAATTACCATACAGTCCGTAAAAAACACAGTGGATGAGAACATCCCAGTAGGAAGTGTCATTGCTCTTGTAGGTATAAGCGACAGAGACACTGGCCATAATGGGAACGTAAGCTTATCCATAAATCAGCCCATGCCATTTATTCTTAACAAATCATCAGATAGACCCATGCATTATAAACTCATAGTGTCCGCCCCTTTAGATCGTGAATCAGTACCTGAATATGACATCAAACTGATTGTGACAGATGCAGGAACGCCGCCTTTGTCTGACAACGAAACAATAACTGTGCATCTACTGGATGTAAATGACAACGCACCACAGTTCCCTCAGTCATTTTATACTATACGTGTAATGGAGAATAACGCACCTGGGGCCTTGCTGAGTTCACTCACTGCGTTTGACCCTGACCTGCATGAAAACCAGTATCTAGTGTATTTCATCCTGGAGAGGGAGATAGCCAACACCTCCATGTCAATGCTGTTCTCCATCAATCCAGAGAACGGTAATCTTTACGCACTAAAAACCTTTGACTACGAGATCGAGAACGAGTTTTTTTTCCACATCGAGGCCAGAGACTCTGGCTCTCCTCCACTCAGCAGCAACGTGACGGTCCACATCATTATAGTGGACCAGAACGACAACGCTCCGGTTATTGTCTCTCCGTGGCGCGCGCACGGCTCGCTGGTGGAGGAAAAGATCCCCAGATCCACCGATAAAGGCTCTCTGGTGGCCAAAGTGATCGCCTTGGACACCGACTCGGTGCACAACTCTCGGATTACGTACCAGTTTCTACAAGTGACTGACGCCACCTTGTTCAGTCTGGATCAATACAACGGAGAGATCCGGACTATGAGGATGTTCAGTTACAGAGACCCGCGTCACCAGCGACTGGTTGTTGTTGCAAAGGACAACGGGGAGCCCGCTCTCTCCGCTACAGTCACCATCAAGCTGTCCACGGTGGAGACTGCCGTTAAGGCCTACTCTGACATGACGGAGGTGCCTCTAGAATATGACATCTTCTCAGACCTGAACCTGTATTTGGTCATCGGTCTGGGCTCGGTGTCATTTCTCCTACTGATCACCATTTTGGTCACCATCGTGCTCAAGTGTCAGAAACCCAAGCCCAGCAAAGCGGCTCCTCCCTGCAGGAACAGTGTGATCAGTGAGAGGAACTCCACCATCGCAGACTCCACTCTGGTCTCCAACGATGCCTACTGGTACAGTCTGTTTCTAGCAGAGACCAGGAAAGGGAAGATGGTGGTTAGACAGCCGGTGCCAAAGGGCTCCAGATACATCGTGTCCAGTCTACCAAGAGGCACAGGACTGACAAACACTAGTGACTCAGCGGCTTCCACTCTGCAGGTGAGAGTCCAATGTACACgtgtttttatatgtataatgtatcaaTATTTAGTGTTATTTCATTAGACATCGTAGTTATTTTAGGTCAATAACATTTATGAAGTTAAATCATGGATAgtgttcattaattaattaattagttatcGTCAGCATTACTCATTTGAACTCACATTGAAACCAATAAACTATGTATGGTACACCGGTTGAACTGAGTTTGCAAGTCTTGAAAGCCTAAAGGGTGGCGCTGTTTTCTTAGTAACATTCCGGCTCATGAACGTCATGACAGTGAATCGTTGTCGTCAGGGAAGATCGTAAAACAACTGGAAAGCTCCGTGGTGCTGAACCTCACACACAATATGCGCTCGCTGCTTTCAGCACCGATACATCTTTGGGATTAAATTGTGAAAACATGCTCGAGACCAAGGCCGatagaaaacaaccaaatattaATGGACACGTACGTACTGTCCTTTGAAGTGCAGTAAACCCGCAGACAACAATGGAGTCCGTTGTAATGCGTTCTTGTAAAAGGTACGTCCTGCTcgttattcttttttatttcgtTGGTAACATATCGACTTCAGGGACTCATTACTCAATACCTgaggaaatgaaagaaggaTCAGTTGTAGCAAACCTTGCTACCGATCTCATCCTGGATGTTAAAACACTGAACCAGAGGAAGATGCGTCTGGACATCATTGCAAACAAGAAATATCTGGATGTGAACAAAGAGACTGGTGAGCTGTATGTTGTGGAAAAGATTGACCGGGAAAATGTTTGCAATACCAAATCATCAGCGACTTGTTATCTCAAACTGGAAATAATACTAGAAAATCCAGTCCGAATTTTTAATATAGAAGTAGAAATATTGGATATGAACGACAACGCCCCACAGTTTCGGAGAGACGCCATTCATTTAGATATATCTGAAGCGACGCCAAACGGAGAGAGATTCTCTCTCAGTAACGCAGTTGATCCTGATGTCGGAACCAACTCAGTGAAAACGTATCATCTGAGTGAAagtgaacattttaatattgaaGTTAAAACTGGCAGAGATGGGTCAAAATTTGCTGAATTAATCTTAACAAAGACTTTAGATCGAGAGCAGCATGCTGTCCATAATTTAATACTCACAGCTGTAGATGGAGGCACACCTGCTCGTTCTGGCACTGCACGTGTTATTGTTCGTGTTTTAGACACAAATGACAACGCTCCTACTTTTGACAAATTAAATTACACGTTAAAGATAATGGAAAATTCTCCCACTGGAAGCCTCGTTATTCATCTCAATGCAACAGATTTAGATGAAGGGTCGAATTCTGATGTAACGTATGCATATAGTTTATATACGTCAGAGAAAACACAGGAGACATTTCATCTGAATCCTTCTACTGGTGAAATTACTGTTAAAggaatgttgaattatgaagaTTACAGGATTTATGATATGGAAATTATAGCAACTGATAGAGGAGCAAGTGCATTATCTGGACAATGTACTATTAAGATTCTGATTGAAGACATGAATGACAACCATCCAGAAATATCCATTAAATCATTCCAGAGTCCAGTCAATGAAAACATAGAATTAGACACAGTGATAGCTGTAGTTAGTGTCAGTGATAAAGACTCAGGTGACAATGGAGTGGTTGATCTTCATATTCCAGATAATATGCCCTTCAAACTGAGGGAGTCCTCTGATAACTATTATGAATTAGTAGTGTCACAGGCACTAGACCGTGAGAAGGTCACAGAATATGACATCACTTTCACTGTGACAGACAGAGGCTCTCCTCCTTTATCTGACAATGAAACGATGATGTTAGAACTGCTGGATGTAAATGACAATGTACCACAGTTCCCTCAGTCATGTTATACTATACGTGTAATGGAGAATAACGCACCTGGGGCCTTGCTGAGTTCACTCACTGCATTTGACCCTGACCTCCATGAAAACCAGTATCTAGTGTATTTCATCCTGGAGAGGGAGATAGCCAACACCTCCATGTCCATGCTGTTCTCCATCAATCCAGAGAACGGTAATCTTTACGCACTAAAAACCTTTGACTACGAGATCGAGAACGAGTTTCTTTTCCACATTGAGGCCAGAGACTCTGGCTCTCCTCCACTCAGCAGCAACGTGACGGTCCACATCAATATAGTGGACCAGAACGACAACGCTCCGGTTATTGTCTCTCCGTGGCGCGCGCACGGCTCGCTGGTGGAGGAAAAGATCCCCAGATCCACCGATAAAGGCTCTCTGGTGGCCAAAGTGATCGCCTTGGACACCGACTCGGTGCACAACTCTCGGATTACGTACCAGTTTCTACAGGTGACTGACGCCACCTTGTTCAGTCTGGATCAATACAACGGAGAGATCCGGACTATGAGGATGTTCAGTTACAGAGACCCGCGTCACCAGCGACTGGTTGTTGTTGCAAAGGACAACGGGGAGCCCGCTCTCTCCGCTACAGTCACCATCAAGCTGTTTACGGTGGAGACTGCCGTTAAGGCCTACTCTGACATGACGGAGGTGCCTCTAGAATATGACATCTTCTCAGACCTGAACCTGTATTTGGTCATCGGTCTGGGCTCGGTGTCATTTCTCCTACTGATCACCATTTTGGTCACCATCGTGCTCAAGTGTCAGAAACCCAAGCCCAGCAAAGCGGCTCCTCCCTGCAGGAACAGTGTGATCAGTGAGAGGAACTCCACCATCGCAGACTCCACTCTGGTCTCCAACGATGCCTACTGGTACAGTCTGTTTCTAGCAGAGACCAGGAAAGGGAAGATGGTGGTTAGACAGCCGGTGCCAAAGGGCTCCAGATACATCGTGTCCAGTCTACCAAGAGGCACAGGACTGACAAACACTAGTGACTCAGCGGCTTCCACTCTGCAGGTGAGAGTCCAATGTACACgtgtttttatattcataatgtaTCAATATTTAGTGTTATTTCATGAGACATCGTAGTTATTTTAGGTCAATAACATTTATGAAGTTAAATCATGCATAGttatcattaattaattaattagttatcGTCACCATTACTCATTTGAACTCACATTGAAACCAATAAAATATGTATGGTACACCGGTTGAACTGAGTTTGCAAGTCTTGAAAGCCTAAAGGGTGGCGCTGTTTTCTTAGTAACATTCCGGCTCATGAACGTCATGACAGTGAATCGTTGTCGTCAGGGAAGA
This region includes:
- the pcdhb gene encoding protocadherin alpha-C2 encodes the protein MIFWATVFVLSAVWRSALSVTRYSIAEEMERGSVVANLAADLGLELGGLAQREVKLDIFHNKKYLDVNKKTGELYIVEKMDREYLCQTKTTSCFLKLDVIIESPLRIFNIELGITDINDNAPHFRRDRVELDVSESATPGERFSLPNGVDPDVGINTIKTYKLSNSEHFTIEIQTGSDGTQYVDLVLTKSLDREENAVHKLVLTAVDGGVPVRSGTANIIVRVQDTNDNPPRFDKQIYTINMTENSPIGTLVKKLNATDLDEGPNSEIVYSFTLYTSEKTQDVFELDPNTGEITVKGTIDYEDMQLYEMHIEARDKGTHPLLGQCKVVVHVTDMNDNYPEITIQSVKNTVDENIPVGSVIALVGISDRDTGHNGNVSLSINQPMPFILNKSSDRPMHYKLIVSAPLDRESVPEYDIKLIVTDAGTPPLSDNETITVHLLDVNDNAPQFPQSFYTIRVMENNAPGALLSSLTAFDPDLHENQYLVYFILEREIANTSMSMLFSINPENGNLYALKTFDYEIENEFFFHIEARDSGSPPLSSNVTVHIIIVDQNDNAPVIVSPWRAHGSLVEEKIPRSTDKGSLVAKVIALDTDSVHNSRITYQFLQVTDATLFSLDQYNGEIRTMRMFSYRDPRHQRLVVVAKDNGEPALSATVTIKLSTVETAVKAYSDMTEVPLEYDIFSDLNLYLVIGLGSVSFLLLITILVTIVLKCQKPKPSKAAPPCRNSVISERNSTIADSTLVSNDAYWYSLFLAETRKGKMVVRQPVPKGSRYIVSSLPRGTGLTNTSDSAASTLQVRVQWKIVKQLESSVVLNLTHNMRSLLSAPIHLWD
- the LOC117737939 gene encoding protocadherin alpha-C2-like: MRSCKRYVLLVILFYFVGNISTSGTHYSIPEEMKEGSVVANLATDLILDVKTLNQRKMRLDIIANKKYLDVNKETGELYVVEKIDRENVCNTKSSATCYLKLEIILENPVRIFNIEVEILDMNDNAPQFRRDAIHLDISEATPNGERFSLSNAVDPDVGTNSVKTYHLSESEHFNIEVKTGRDGSKFAELILTKTLDREQHAVHNLILTAVDGGTPARSGTARVIVRVLDTNDNAPTFDKLNYTLKIMENSPTGSLVIHLNATDLDEGSNSDVTYAYSLYTSEKTQETFHLNPSTGEITVKGMLNYEDYRIYDMEIIATDRGASALSGQCTIKILIEDMNDNHPEISIKSFQSPVNENIELDTVIAVVSVSDKDSGDNGVVDLHIPDNMPFKLRESSDNYYELVVSQALDREKVTEYDITFTVTDRGSPPLSDNETMMLELLDVNDNVPQFPQSCYTIRVMENNAPGALLSSLTAFDPDLHENQYLVYFILEREIANTSMSMLFSINPENGNLYALKTFDYEIENEFLFHIEARDSGSPPLSSNVTVHINIVDQNDNAPVIVSPWRAHGSLVEEKIPRSTDKGSLVAKVIALDTDSVHNSRITYQFLQVTDATLFSLDQYNGEIRTMRMFSYRDPRHQRLVVVAKDNGEPALSATVTIKLFTVETAVKAYSDMTEVPLEYDIFSDLNLYLVIGLGSVSFLLLITILVTIVLKCQKPKPSKAAPPCRNSVISERNSTIADSTLVSNDAYWYSLFLAETRKGKMVVRQPVPKGSRYIVSSLPRGTGLTNTSDSAASTLQVRVQWKIVKQLESSVVLNLTHNMRSLLSAPIHLWD